Proteins from a single region of Synechococcus sp. WH 8109:
- a CDS encoding histone deacetylase, which yields MPLPVVYHPHYSAPLPSTHRFPMAKFRLLHQLLLEQGVVQADEVHRPLSIARRDLESVHPRRYHEAFSRDRLTRPEQRRIGLPATRPLVQRTWLAVGGTLLTARLALKRGLASHLAGGTHHAHPGFGSGFCIFNDCAVAARVLLGTGEVRRILIVDLDVHQGDGSAACFQHDPRVTTLSVHAASNFPLRKVDGDIDIPLADGTNDDDYLAAIADRLPDALDTIAPDLVLYNAGVDPHRDDRLGRLDLSDAGLNMRDRLVLDACLRRRIPTATVIGGGYDALAPLVQRHAIVVRAAAEQARLFDLP from the coding sequence GGTCGTTTACCACCCGCACTACTCCGCGCCGCTGCCGAGCACCCATCGCTTTCCGATGGCGAAGTTCCGGCTGCTGCATCAACTCCTGCTAGAGCAGGGGGTCGTCCAGGCCGACGAGGTGCATCGGCCCCTGAGCATCGCCCGCAGAGATCTGGAGAGCGTTCATCCCCGCAGATATCACGAAGCCTTCAGCCGTGATCGCCTGACCCGACCGGAGCAACGTCGCATCGGGCTTCCGGCCACACGGCCTTTGGTGCAGCGCACCTGGCTTGCCGTGGGCGGCACCCTGTTGACGGCACGACTGGCTCTCAAGCGGGGCTTGGCCTCACATCTGGCGGGCGGCACCCACCACGCCCACCCAGGCTTCGGGAGTGGTTTCTGCATCTTCAACGACTGCGCTGTCGCCGCACGGGTGTTGCTGGGAACAGGAGAGGTGAGGCGGATTCTGATCGTGGATCTCGATGTGCACCAAGGGGATGGTTCGGCAGCCTGCTTTCAACACGACCCCAGGGTGACCACCCTTTCGGTGCACGCCGCCAGCAATTTCCCCTTGCGCAAAGTGGACGGGGATATCGATATCCCCCTCGCCGACGGCACCAACGACGACGACTATCTCGCTGCCATTGCCGACCGGTTGCCCGATGCCTTGGACACCATCGCGCCGGACTTGGTGCTCTACAACGCGGGCGTCGACCCCCATCGCGATGATCGGCTCGGCCGGCTCGACCTCAGCGATGCGGGATTAAACATGCGCGATCGACTCGTACTCGATGCCTGCCTGCGCCGCAGGATTCCAACCGCAACGGTGATTGGCGGCGGCTACGACGCCCTCGCCCCCCTGGTGCAGCGCCACGCCATCGTGGTGCGTGCTGCTGCCGAGCAGGCTCGCTTGTTCGACCTTCCATGA